ACCTCCATTCTGGTTATCTCCATGTTGGAACTGACTCACACAGGGTGAGACTCAAGCTTTTGCCCAAGGCAGAAGCACTAGAACCTTACTCTAACTCCCGAGAGTAGAGAAGGCACTCCAATTCAAGATCTCATCCTTTAATTAGATGATCAGATATTGCATGGTTTGGATcagaatatattaattaatgataatgGAGATCAGTTAATAATTTACATCGATCCCAGCATGAGCTTGCGTCTTAGATcataaaaattaagaatttcCATCAATCCAGAAGTTGGAATAGtcgtcttatatatatatatatatatatatgtgatggtACGTTATTAATATTGCATGGAACTTTCTTTCTtgaggtaaaagaaaaaaagaaagagacacTCAAAACGATCAGAAACGACGTTAGGCGGGAGAAGTGTGGGATAAAGCTGTTTTGATCATGGGCTGATTGCGTGTGCACATGATTCCCTACGTACCTAGCAGCTTCTCATCATGTATGTGTGcataaatgtgtgtgtgtgtgtgagagagagagtcaaaGAGATCAGATCGATCACGTATCACCTTTGACGTTTCATCATGCGTTGAGGCATCCAGCTAGATGGTACTAATTGTAGCAGtgctacaattttacaaacaaaatTCACGTGATCACGTTTcagcttataatatatatatatatatatatatatatatatatatatacacttcaaaaaaataagaaaaaaaaaaaaaaaaaacaaaaacaaaaacaaaaacaaaaacctctTTCAAATCATTATGAATCATAATAACTTCTAACGCTTAAGTTTCCAGTGTTTTCAACGCTAGTTATTGTCAGTAGTCAATCCCTGAATATAGGACGTTTCATTGTTTATTTTCTCAAATGCTTTCAagctatatataatacaaggaaaaagatatatatttgtaatcgtAAATTGTACAATTGTTACatactcaatatttttaaaaaagtgaataaaatatgagatgctatataataataataataataataataataataataataataattttttaataatgaatcccactatttttcaaaacaattatgcGACATTTATATACTTTAGAATTTATATGTAGAATTAGTCATAATATAATTGGTATCAAAGTAGCAGAGAACAGTATTTGTGTCTTTCTTAATACAAATTAGTTTGAGGTGGATTGACAGCTCACACCCTAACTAATGGTAGCAGAGTTAGAAGACATGGATTCGAGTTGCAGGAACATCATCGTTAGTGAGAGATTGTTAGGATGCGACTCCGCACTATTAATGCTCCTTGCGACCAAGCCTCAAGTTAATGTTTGTACCACCATATATATGTAATTGTACACAGTGGTGGAGTCAAGAATTTATTATCTTTGAGGGGGTACCGTGCACAGGGTTAGGTCATGTCCATGGAGATGCTGAGCTCCTATGGTTTAATTACTTGGCTACAATGTTCATGAAGCTTATATTTCAAGTTGCccattatatatgtgtgtggtACTCACTTTTTTCTGTCTAGGTAAGTGTGCTCTAAGGTCTGTTAGAGCTTGTTATCATTCCCTGTAATATTTTTGTACTTCCAATTCCTTCTCAACGGCATAATCAACAAGGCATATAATGGCAATTGAGCGCTTCTTTCCATCCTGGCGAGTAATTATATATGCTAGCTAGCTTAATTTgtcaacaaattaaaaatatattatatattttaattccatATGGATGCTCTTTGATTGCATTCGCATATGATCATGCACTTAGAATCTCATGAAATAATTCATAATAATGGTTAATTTCACAGAACTATATGTGCCCCTTCCCAACGCTGGCCTAGATACCTAAGTCGTCTGGTTGGAATGAGCTTTCTAGGAGCCATTCAAAGACCCGACACGATTGACATTtacttttgtttctctttttctatAAATGGAAACTTGAAATTCATCCTCGATCAGTACTCTAAGCAAGTCATGACCAATATTGATGTTCAGACTTTCATGAGGAGCTGGCCCCATCGGGGTACTGGGCGGGGTTGAATTCCTTGCACCcttttgttctatttttgtATATGGTGGTCGGAAAATTAATGCATGGATGTCAGATCTGATCCAATCCTTCTTGTGAAAATATTCATCGATTCTCATCATTTACCAAATGTTGACAAAACTTATCGATCGGTTACTCTGATCTCTTCGTCATTTGGGAAGAACCCCACCATTTACTTCATttcaatcattttcaagaaaataatatatatttttttaattagataaaatttaaagtgcATGGAACTTAACCGGGAGGGAGCTAGGGAGATAAGCTGCTAGCTCCTCCTGctttagaaaagtaaaagaCATGAGGCTTTCAGGAGGCGGGTACTGAAGGAAAAAGAGCTAGCTAGACTGATGAtcgtgatgatgatgatcagaaACCTCTGATCTCATGATGATCATCTCAAGCATATAATAATTTCCTTTCATTTCATATTATCATGAAATATTGATGTGTATATTTTGAGATATTACTAGAGTACCCAGCTTGAAACATCGATTTAGTTTTCAATTGTATGTGGATCGATGGACGAAGCTGTTTCTTGATGACTGGTTTGCAGCTTCCTTAATGGTGAGCAACTTTTTGGGTTTAAACATGCATGATCATTCATTACTGCTCGCAATGTGCACTCGTAATACCTAGCTAGTGATCTATGATTGTAAATGCATGATTGATggtcctagctagctagtctatacatatatacacagacacacatatatatatatatatatatatatatataaagccctTGTCTTAATTTGCAAAACAATACATAGGTTTCGTACGTTAAATTACTTAGTACATATTTGAAATTACGGTGGaaaatatagcttataactttagggcttataacttataacttaaataacaagctctattattaaaaaaattatttattgtttggtaacCATGTctctaaagtacttttaaagttagttatattaattttttaaaaaatatacagtaTCTGCAAGAGCTTTTCgataaaagtttcaatttggtactttttaaaaaagtgaatttttagcttttttagataattaaaacacttttcataaatttatcaaacatatcattttttctttaaaaaagcttttaaacaattaaaatcactTTTCAAGATTTCAAACTCAATCCCAAACAGGCTCTTATTATCCTTTCCTGCGATAACAATTTATGAGATACTTTAAACTCACAATTTCGATggttttaattattaatgttcCACGATCGAACAATTAGTGCATGCGTACGTACGGACGCATGTATCATTAATATTTgtgggtttgaaatttttgcagTTGCAGATCGATCGATCTAGGTTAATATACATGAGCGCCCATTGATTAATTAGTAAATAGAGCATCTTGCATGCATGTTAAGTACATGAACTACTTGCTTGTGATCCAAATACATGATGCGCACCAGATGATCATGACAGGCAGATAAGTAgtaatcatgcatgcatgcatgcatgcatatatggacATCATCATGCGATATGTAtggttataatatatatatatatatacacaattgctgagaaaaaaaaatacataattaataatatatataaaatgcatgcataTAACGGAAATGTTACATCATGGGTTTTTGGGAACACACCAAAGTGAAAACCCTAAAATGATTGCTTTGTGCATGCGCAAGTTGGAGAACACCAAGAATCATGACACACAtacaaagaaaaagagtaccaGGACTACTAGGTCATCACTTGAAAACAAAAGATGACCTAAGAGACTTGCCCTCCAATATCGTCTGATTCGATGCAGGTTGGTTTGGGTGATGCGCGCAATTCGGTGCTTCCAAGTACTCTATATACCTTCTGGTTTGGACGTGTAAGCTAGCCAGTGTTTCAAAGATtgacaataataatattggTACCTCAAGATCATCGAATctcacatacatataatatacatCGAATCTTATAGATCAGAGGAAAACAAGACTTTAAGTCGAGTACTCAAATCAAAGCTAGTAATTATTAGAAATTAACCGATCATGAtcagtgttatatatatatatatatatatatatatttacagtaCTGTGCATGAGTAGTAGCTAGTAGTCTAGTACTACTGCATGCATATATAGTACTATGGAACAAGACTTTCAAATCATTCATTTCTTATACATAGTTTTTCAACTCATGCATGTGACCCAaccttctttatatatatatatatatatgtcaattattcacataaaatcatgaaaattaattaattaattaattaaagctgAGAAACTGCGTTCGGTCCATTAATTGTTCAATTTGCATACAATACCATTTTCACTCTTTGATCAGCCAATTCATTTATTTAACTgctttattatataattagtaattagaacagcttttttatttaatcattgtTGGCCTGTTAATTAATTTACTAATAAGCGCACTTTGATCTAGCAATTACTTAAACCTAGAACTTCTAGTTATGTGAAATCATCGGCTTTTCAAAAGATTATAGTACATGCATGGCGTTTTCTCGACGATCATATGGTCGTAACTAGACTCAATTCTTCTCACTGATTGATGGAGACGTATCAAGcatctttccctttttttttttttttttaatctcaagaGACTTCATAATTAATAAGGCAAAAGTTAAAACAGTAAGTTAACATATATTACAAGCCAAGCTTTTGCTAGCTAGGGAGGATGCTTCCCACTATGAAAATCTAACAAGCAAGGTGGGATTTCTATGAGAgggatttttctatatttattattggAATGTGCCCATTGTGCAATAGAATACACTTATCAACTTTGAGATCGATGTATCTTGACTACTCTCCATTATTTATAAAGATCTTTTAGCAAGAATCTGGTCTCTTGCTACTCACCTTCTACTTCTCAATTATTTGCTTTATGTGGTTGGTTTATACTATTGATGGCTTTTGAGGAGTCTCATTctatgatgatttttttttatctgtctCGAGTATGCTTCTTGCACTCCTATGTAAGTTACCATTGCCTCTCCTTGATTATAAGGATCAATACTCCATATAAATTTGGTTATCTCAAACTATATGTCTCCCCTTTTTGATTTGCAGACTACAATGATGTGCTTCATTCCTCACTGCAACATTAAATGTGATTGAAAATGTGTCTTCTAAAAATGTATCAAGCATCTTGCTTgttgatacacacacacacacaaataaacacacacacatatatataatatccattAATCCATCACAtgacaaaattaattaagcacGATTTCTCCTCAAATATCATGTGATCTCAGGCATCATtaactaaaagaaaattaatgatttgttttatttgtaatCAAGATAAGTGTCCTTTcagggtgtgtgtgtgtgtgtattacgTCAATATTTCAGGCCAAAAATTTCAACATTTCAAAGGCTAGCTATGTCTCAATCTCGAAACTTCAATAGGAGTAGTACATATAGGAAAattgaatattatttaatattgtatCACAGATCATGGGGCGCCGTGCGCTACACGCTGTATATATGACAGAGGAGATCAATAGGCTTTTCAAAACATATACCTCCTCTGGGGGTTTAGTGTCTTAGATGAATGAAATTTATGATGAGCAATCACAACAGCAAATGATCATGCAATATGAGTCGACAGCTTCTTATAATCTTCCATGAGTAATTGTTACAAGCCTTCATATATTTCTCCGGTCAAGCTTTTGAGAGGATTcgagaagatgatgatgatcaggaGGTTATATCCCCGGCCCATAGATAGCATGTCTAatgcattttaattcaaaatgtaATGATATTTAAGGATCAATTGCTATACTGTATAAATGGTCTCCAATTAATATGTTAGCTGTGTATACATGACGGAATATAACTTCGAAAGGCaaccaactctctctctctctctctcatgaaaaCATAGAAGGCCAAGTAGCCAACATGGGAAACAGCAGTAAAAGTAATCATATATATCAAGGACGACTGACGCATATACAGACCATAAAGAAGAAGCCCTAGGagattcaagaaaaaaataaaaataaacagaaGAAGCCCTAGGATTTCAGTACGTACTTGTTAGCGGCTAGCcttctaaaaaattttaattaattaattattggaGGGAACTATGGGAATATTGTGCAAAGCCAGCAAGGTTTGGTGCAATTCTTGAAACTGGACTTGATCTTGGaattctttttgaaaatgatataacttaaaaaatataaatatatcaattCCAAACCTTTTGAGGttttaagataaataattgTTTACCCGAAATAAGTACTAAAATTTCACCTCgtatataaaacaaaatgaaatttaaaccCTTGATCATTTGGTTCTGGTGGGTCCACCAACGTACCCCTGGctacttttcaatttcttccCCTTCTGCATCATCCTTCTGTAGAGGTCTGccccaaatctctctctctctccctctctcctgaAGCTAATTCTTTAGAGCTAAAAAAACGCCTAAGAtcgatttttttctttcaccacCAACCAAAGCCGTCATCTTATGGTGCTTTTACAGAAATATATTGAAACTATCAtgtgttataacttatattagCCAGAACCACTTCAAGAATCCATTATGtagaaaactctctctctctctctctctctctctttctctctctctctctctctgtgtaaagAAAATCCACGACTCTCTTATACCATGGAAATTAACAACCACAATAAGCTCACAAACAGCAGTTGGAATCTTGAACCGGCTATAGAAGAACCTATCCTCCACAACCAAAACTCCTTGATCAGTTCCTTCTGGCCAAGCTACCCTCCATTAATACCTCAAACCCATCAAATACCATCCGCATCCAACCATATTCCTATTACAAGTACTGTACCTGGAAACCGAATGGAAGAAGAGGAGCTGGAGCCAGAAGAGGAACTAGGAGCCATGAAGGAAATGATGTACAAGATCGCCGCGATGCAGCCTGTGGACATTGATCCGGCTACAATCCGAAAGCCAAAAAGGCGAAACGTTCGGATTAGCGATGATCCGCAAAGCGTGGCTGCGCGTCACAGGCGAGAAAGAATTAGCGAGAAAATCCGAATCCTCCAAAGACTTGTCCCCGGAGGTACAAAGATGGACACAGCTTCTATGCTAGACGAAGCCATTCGCTATGTCAAGTTCTTGAAGAGACAAATCCGCTTGTTGCAATCAACTCATCCCCCACAAGGCATTGGAGTTAGTTCGGGCCGGTTACTTTCCGGAGACTGGGCTTCTACATCCAACAAACTTCATGGCTCCACCTCCTCCATAGACCTAATTCCGACGCCAGGACCTGAATTTAACTATTCTGCAGGCAACCAGCAAGGCGAAACCTTTTCCTTCAACAATAAGGTAATTAGTGATTAGTGGCTAATCATTATTGTCTACTATCGTTGTAGGGGAAGTTTGCATATAGATAGTGTTGAATGTTGTGTGAAAAGTGAGAGATATTTAGAATATCATCATGTGGAGTAAAAGCTGTTAGGATATTGTTGACTAAAAAGGTTGTGGAATAATCATAACGGTTACCTAGAGTTACGtacaaccatatatatatataatatgtaaaataaggCCTATGGAGTGTGGGATTTTGGCCGGAAAGTTTATCTGGCCGTCTCTCTTCCGGGAATAAAACAGTGACGATAGAGTACCCTATTGAACATTTgtacacttctctctctctctctctctctctctctctctctctctctctctctctctctctctctctctctctctctctatatatatatataatcatgaaatatggatctatgtattaattatattttgtatgcaTACGGATATGTGACTACATGTTtgtaacaatattaatattgtaGGCATTAATAAATTAGTATGCAAGTGCGCATGAGTGTTTGTTTTTGTGTTATGAACGTATGATACATGAGAAATAACACCGggagtttaattaattaagattgtatTAATACATAACGAAATGATTGCTTGGGTACTGTTGTGTAAGAGAGAGGCTGAGAACATAAAGCCATAAAGGACTTAATGTGAAAACCCTAGAGGTTCTAGATCATAATAAAGCTTCAGATCCGGCCAGTCTTCATTCCTTCTGCAAAGATTCTGCAGATTAACGTTGTAAGGATCTTGATTCGGTCATTGACTGTGCTATATGCATGGAGAAGATGtagtctctctgtctctctgtctctctctctctctctctctccccccccccccctctctctctccagaaaaccaaattaattacagttttttattttccctGTAAAAGTTCTCATGACCTAGCTAGGTTACATAAACTTTCTTCACtgcccttttttcttttatgataaaCAGAACATTTCATTCAAAATCAGAAAAACAACTACATAACAACATGATCAAACCACATAGCATGACCAGCAAACTTAGGGGCATTCCCCCACCACATTTGAACATCCACAACattccatgcatgcatatcTAGCCAAAGTATGAGCCACTCCATTCCCTTCTCAATTTACATGTTCAAATATAACTTCTTAGAAAAAGCTCATTAGACTCTTTATAACTTCCATAATTAAATTACCATTAGCCGAAAGAGACTCATGAGCAGCTTTCAATTCTTGAACAATTAGCAAACGATCAGACTCAACTATCAGTTTAGGAATGCCCAAAGGAATGCACATTTGCAACCCCCTAAAAACTGCAAGTAACTCAATTGTGGTTGG
This is a stretch of genomic DNA from Carya illinoinensis cultivar Pawnee chromosome 3, C.illinoinensisPawnee_v1, whole genome shotgun sequence. It encodes these proteins:
- the LOC122303471 gene encoding transcription factor HEC3-like, which translates into the protein MEINNHNKLTNSSWNLEPAIEEPILHNQNSLISSFWPSYPPLIPQTHQIPSASNHIPITSTVPGNRMEEEELEPEEELGAMKEMMYKIAAMQPVDIDPATIRKPKRRNVRISDDPQSVAARHRRERISEKIRILQRLVPGGTKMDTASMLDEAIRYVKFLKRQIRLLQSTHPPQGIGVSSGRLLSGDWASTSNKLHGSTSSIDLIPTPGPEFNYSAGNQQGETFSFNNKVISD